The following coding sequences are from one Capsicum annuum cultivar UCD-10X-F1 chromosome 3, UCD10Xv1.1, whole genome shotgun sequence window:
- the LOC124896755 gene encoding uncharacterized protein LOC124896755, producing the protein MDLEKKIWAASTVLFLFVGMAALGHAAWLVGPVMAIVLLGGYFVVSGFLRVLNIGAVPVGSFDGLGLAVSWLFLLPLLSLQKENPHAHVTLFLLMCTASFFCVLMMVRPLNTDFGVLYGLCYLTASFASEEFGTGWQTWLAISLGTLMISLRAIMEIRARGD; encoded by the coding sequence ATGGATCTTGAGAAGAAGATATGGGCTGCATCCACGGTGCTTTTCTTGTTTGTGGGTATGGCTGCTCTTGGCCACGCAGCGTGGCTTGTTGGCCCAGTTATGGCAATAGTACTACTGGGCGGATATTTTGTAGTCTCTGGTTTTCTTCGAGTACTGAACATTGGGGCTGTCCCTGTTGGTTCTTTTGATGGTCTAGGACTGGCGGTTTCTTGGCTCTTCTTGTTGCCGCTCCTGAGCCTGCAGAAAGAAAACCCTCATGCTCATGTAACTTTGTTCCTCTTAATGTGTACTGCGAGTTTTTTCTGTGTGCTCATGATGGTTAGGCCTCTCAATACTGATTTTGGAGTTCTCTATGGACTCTGTTACCTTACTGCTTCCTTTGCCAGTGAAGAGTTCGGAACTGGATGGCAAACTTGGCTAGCTATCAGCCTTGGCACGTTGATGATATCTCTTCGAGCGATCATGGAGATACGGGCTAGAGGAGATTAG